One genomic segment of Micromonospora sp. WMMC415 includes these proteins:
- a CDS encoding 2-keto-4-pentenoate hydratase: protein MTNGATDPVAAAYRRLRTAAQNRTPCPPLRDLIGPDDETLAYAVQHRLTEARIRDGGRTVGRKVGLTSPAVQRQLGVDRPDFGMLFDDMACAESAPISLDRLLQPRVEAEIAFVLADDVTDPGVTAVTVRQRVAYALAALEIVDSRIAGWDISFADTVADNGSSGLFVLGADRVPLDAVEPVAVRMTMTVNGVPASTGSGAACLGDPLEALAWLAQTALAHGDPLRAGEVVLSGALGPMVPVTPGMQVHAHLTGLGSVEATFTTPVTEGGS, encoded by the coding sequence ATGACCAACGGCGCCACCGATCCCGTCGCCGCCGCCTACCGCCGGTTGCGCACCGCCGCGCAGAACCGCACCCCCTGCCCGCCGCTCCGCGACCTGATCGGCCCCGACGACGAGACCCTCGCCTACGCCGTCCAGCATCGGCTGACCGAGGCCCGGATCCGGGACGGCGGGCGGACGGTCGGGCGCAAGGTCGGGCTCACCTCGCCGGCCGTGCAGCGGCAACTCGGCGTCGACCGGCCCGACTTCGGCATGCTCTTCGACGACATGGCCTGTGCGGAGTCGGCGCCGATCAGCCTCGACCGGCTGCTGCAACCCCGCGTCGAGGCCGAGATCGCCTTCGTTCTCGCCGACGACGTCACCGACCCCGGCGTCACCGCCGTCACCGTGCGGCAGCGGGTCGCCTACGCCCTGGCCGCACTGGAGATCGTCGACAGCCGCATCGCCGGCTGGGACATCAGCTTCGCCGACACCGTCGCCGACAACGGCTCCAGCGGACTGTTCGTCCTCGGCGCCGACCGGGTGCCCCTCGACGCCGTCGAACCGGTGGCGGTCCGGATGACCATGACCGTCAACGGTGTCCCCGCCTCGACCGGTTCCGGCGCGGCGTGCCTCGGCGACCCGCTGGAGGCCCTCGCCTGGCTCGCGCAGACGGCCCTGGCCCACGGCGACCCGCTGCGCGCCGGCGAGGTCGTGCTGTCCGGCGCGCTCGGGCCGATGGTTCCGGTCACCCCCGGCATGCAGGTCCACGCTCACCTCACCGGCCTCGGCAGCGTCGAGGCCACGTTCACCACCCCCGTCACGGAAGGCGGCAGTTGA
- a CDS encoding TetR/AcrR family transcriptional regulator — MTESRSERKRRANGEESRRRILDAAAEVAGVRGYDGTSIALVSEKCGLPASSIYWHFKNKDDLLAAVIERSFDIWADALTLPGDDTDPARERVAALAGQVAKTLLDSPDFLRLGLMLTLERRPEEPSARRMFLQVRNTARARLAAVLATLAPDADRDAIDLVTTYAIAGADGLFIAKEIGGDSIDLMPLFDLHARALYDAVTRLTGRSAATEIP, encoded by the coding sequence ATGACGGAATCTCGCAGCGAACGCAAGCGCCGGGCCAACGGCGAGGAGTCCCGCCGCCGCATCCTCGACGCCGCCGCCGAGGTGGCCGGCGTGCGCGGCTACGACGGCACCAGCATCGCCCTGGTCAGCGAGAAGTGCGGCCTGCCCGCCAGCTCGATCTACTGGCACTTCAAGAACAAGGACGACCTCCTCGCCGCGGTCATCGAACGCAGCTTCGACATCTGGGCCGACGCGCTCACCCTGCCCGGCGACGACACCGACCCCGCACGGGAACGCGTCGCGGCGCTGGCGGGGCAGGTCGCCAAGACCCTGCTGGACTCGCCCGACTTCCTCCGCCTCGGGCTCATGCTCACTCTCGAGCGCCGCCCGGAGGAGCCCAGCGCCCGCCGCATGTTCCTGCAGGTCCGGAACACCGCCCGGGCGCGGCTCGCCGCCGTGCTCGCCACCCTCGCCCCGGACGCCGACCGCGACGCGATCGACCTGGTCACCACGTACGCCATCGCCGGCGCCGACGGGCTCTTCATCGCCAAGGAGATCGGCGGCGACAGCATCGATCTCATGCCGCTGTTCGACCTGCACGCCCGCGCCCTCTACGACGCCGTCACCCGCCTGACCGGCCGCAGCGCGGCCACGGAGATCCCATGA
- a CDS encoding alpha/beta fold hydrolase — MSVEEITGDQRLVRVGARDIAVTERGACEAVVLLHGGGPGASGMSNYARNVEALAQRFRVVVPDLPGYGRSSKMVDQSDPFGDLAAAVRGLLDALDIDRAHLVGNSYGGAAALRLALDRPDRVRRLVLMGPGGIGTTRHAPTPGLKRLLAYYAGEGPTRAKLERFIRDDLVYDGEAVPDEMIETRYQASIDPDVVANPPLRRPAGLRTLLRMDLLRDKRLAQAATPTLVLWGAEDRVNRPSGGRQLAGRMPRCDLYLVARTGHWVQWERPELFNTLTTAFLSEESK; from the coding sequence GTGAGCGTCGAGGAAATCACCGGGGACCAGCGCCTGGTGCGGGTCGGCGCGCGGGACATAGCGGTCACCGAGCGGGGAGCCTGTGAGGCGGTGGTGCTGCTGCACGGCGGCGGGCCGGGGGCCTCCGGAATGTCGAACTACGCCCGCAACGTCGAGGCCCTCGCGCAGCGCTTCCGCGTCGTCGTGCCGGACCTCCCCGGCTACGGCCGGTCCAGCAAGATGGTCGACCAGAGCGACCCGTTCGGCGACCTCGCGGCCGCCGTACGTGGCCTGCTCGACGCACTCGACATCGACCGGGCCCACCTGGTCGGCAACTCCTACGGCGGAGCCGCCGCGCTGCGGCTGGCGCTGGACCGGCCCGACCGGGTCCGGCGCCTGGTCCTCATGGGCCCGGGCGGGATCGGCACGACCCGGCACGCACCGACCCCCGGGTTGAAGCGGCTGCTCGCCTACTACGCCGGCGAAGGCCCCACCCGGGCGAAGCTCGAACGGTTCATCCGCGACGACCTGGTCTACGACGGCGAGGCCGTCCCCGACGAGATGATCGAGACCCGGTACCAGGCGAGCATCGACCCGGACGTGGTCGCCAACCCGCCGCTACGGCGTCCCGCCGGGCTGCGCACCCTGCTCCGGATGGACCTGCTGCGGGACAAGCGGCTGGCCCAGGCCGCCACGCCGACGCTCGTGCTCTGGGGCGCCGAGGACCGGGTCAACCGGCCGTCCGGCGGGCGGCAGCTCGCCGGACGGATGCCCCGCTGCGACCTGTACCTGGTCGCGAGGACCGGCCACTGGGTGCAGTGGGAGCGGCCGGAGCTGTTCAACACCCTCACCACCGCCTTCCTCTCCGAGGAGTCGAAATGA
- a CDS encoding VOC family protein, whose translation MTVFGKVHLGYLCIETRRFGDWQRFGADGVGLHVDQLDHDHLRFRLDDHECRLLLQRGPAEDVTTVGWHVDDHEAFDDIVARITTRGVTVEQGHDEEAVLRGAQRLVRFPGPKGLVQELYTTPLTTTAPLRMEASGFVTGDAGMGHIAITSRRPDAIHRYYDYLLDARLSDFIVETISAVRFRIRFLRVNGRHHSVAVANTEGLRIDPIRTAIQHLNTQVATVDDMTASYQRLKQLGFTMALGIGQHTNDKELSYYVRTPSGFEWEVGWNPITVDEATWEPTTHQGISIWGHTPEGQTVIDKLNQFRHGATSLRRAEITVPALSGATA comes from the coding sequence ATGACCGTCTTCGGCAAGGTCCACCTGGGCTACCTGTGCATCGAGACTCGCCGGTTCGGTGACTGGCAGCGCTTCGGCGCCGACGGCGTCGGCCTGCACGTCGACCAACTCGACCACGATCACCTGCGGTTCCGGCTGGACGACCACGAGTGCCGGCTGCTGCTGCAACGGGGCCCGGCCGAGGACGTGACCACGGTCGGCTGGCACGTCGACGACCACGAGGCGTTCGACGACATCGTCGCCCGCATCACCACCCGGGGCGTGACCGTCGAGCAGGGCCACGACGAGGAGGCCGTGCTGCGGGGCGCGCAACGGTTGGTGCGCTTCCCCGGCCCGAAGGGCCTGGTCCAGGAGCTCTACACCACTCCGCTCACGACCACCGCGCCGCTGCGCATGGAGGCCAGTGGCTTCGTCACCGGCGATGCCGGCATGGGCCACATCGCCATCACCTCGCGGCGCCCGGACGCCATCCACCGCTACTACGACTACCTGCTCGACGCACGGCTGAGCGACTTCATCGTCGAGACGATCAGCGCGGTGCGCTTCCGGATCCGGTTCCTGCGGGTCAACGGCCGCCACCACTCCGTCGCCGTGGCCAACACCGAGGGCCTGCGCATCGACCCGATCCGCACCGCGATCCAGCACCTGAACACCCAGGTCGCCACGGTGGACGACATGACCGCCTCCTACCAGCGCCTCAAGCAGCTCGGCTTCACGATGGCCCTGGGCATCGGGCAGCACACCAACGACAAGGAACTCTCCTACTACGTCCGGACGCCGTCCGGCTTCGAGTGGGAGGTCGGCTGGAATCCGATCACCGTGGACGAGGCCACCTGGGAACCCACCACCCACCAGGGGATCAGCATCTGGGGGCACACACCCGAGGGTCAGACCGTCATCGACAAGCTCAACCAGTTCCGCCACGGCGCGACCTCGCTGCGCCGCGCGGAGATCACCGTCCCGGCACTCAGCGGAGCCACCGCATGA
- a CDS encoding bifunctional 3-(3-hydroxy-phenyl)propionate/3-hydroxycinnamic acid hydroxylase, with the protein MNTEQHDHDVIIVGYGPVGVTAANLLGGMGVRVAVVERDAAIYPRARAISTDEETIRIWQGIGLAERLKEDMLAGRPIDFVDACGRSFLSLAPAPRGNGHPPQLFIYQPAMEQVLRDGVARYPNVEVLLGHDCAAVEQDGDGVTVTARDLADDTVRTLRGAYLIAADGGSSPIRTRLGVGFDGRTYHDRWVVIDTKVKQGWDTVDRLRFHCDPARPAVDCPTPLGHHRWEFPVLPGEDEEDLVSHDYIWRLLRRYGRRPDEVVILRAVIYSHHVRFASRWRIGRIFLAGDAAHAMPPWIGEGMSSGVRDAGNLCWKLAAVLRGELPDDALDSYEAERKPHVREMTVQAVRFGRIITERRPGLTAGRNAAFRVLMRVPAFRAYMQEAGWFPANAYRKGLLDHRGGNRAVGRQLPQPWVRTDGGARARLDDVLAGRWTLLHTGPARTWSAWAASNVSCLQVTPAGSTPAPGTIVDSDDVLIPWMRRHRATVLALRPDAVVYAAGDADLAGPPFVAAPRPPVDERTLPPAATTTP; encoded by the coding sequence ATGAACACCGAACAGCACGACCACGACGTGATCATCGTCGGATACGGCCCGGTCGGCGTCACCGCCGCCAACCTGCTCGGCGGCATGGGCGTACGGGTGGCCGTCGTCGAACGCGACGCCGCCATCTACCCGCGCGCCCGGGCGATCTCCACCGACGAGGAGACGATCCGGATCTGGCAGGGCATCGGCCTCGCGGAGCGACTCAAGGAGGACATGCTCGCCGGCCGCCCGATCGACTTCGTCGACGCCTGCGGCCGATCGTTCCTGAGCCTCGCGCCGGCTCCCCGGGGCAACGGGCATCCGCCGCAGCTGTTCATCTACCAGCCGGCCATGGAGCAGGTCCTCCGCGACGGTGTGGCCCGCTACCCGAACGTCGAGGTCCTCCTCGGCCACGACTGTGCGGCCGTCGAGCAGGACGGCGACGGTGTCACCGTCACCGCACGCGACCTGGCCGACGACACTGTGCGTACCCTGCGGGGGGCGTACCTGATCGCCGCCGACGGCGGCTCCAGCCCGATCCGCACCCGCCTGGGCGTCGGCTTCGACGGCCGCACCTACCACGACCGGTGGGTCGTCATCGACACCAAGGTCAAGCAGGGCTGGGACACCGTCGACCGGCTGCGCTTCCACTGCGACCCGGCCCGGCCCGCCGTGGACTGCCCGACACCGTTGGGCCACCACCGCTGGGAGTTCCCGGTCCTGCCCGGCGAGGACGAAGAGGATCTGGTCAGCCACGACTACATCTGGCGGCTGCTGCGCCGCTACGGCCGGAGGCCCGACGAGGTCGTGATCCTCCGCGCGGTCATCTACAGCCACCACGTCCGCTTCGCCTCCCGTTGGCGCATCGGCCGGATCTTCCTCGCCGGCGACGCCGCGCACGCCATGCCGCCGTGGATCGGCGAGGGCATGTCGTCCGGCGTACGCGACGCGGGCAACCTGTGCTGGAAGCTGGCCGCGGTCCTGCGCGGCGAGCTACCCGACGACGCGCTGGACAGCTACGAGGCCGAGCGCAAACCACACGTGCGGGAGATGACCGTGCAGGCGGTGCGGTTCGGGCGCATCATCACCGAGCGGCGCCCCGGGCTGACGGCCGGGCGCAACGCCGCGTTCCGGGTCCTCATGCGGGTCCCGGCCTTCCGCGCCTACATGCAGGAGGCCGGATGGTTCCCGGCCAACGCCTACCGGAAGGGCCTGCTGGACCACCGCGGCGGCAACCGGGCGGTCGGCAGGCAACTCCCCCAGCCGTGGGTCCGGACCGACGGCGGTGCCCGGGCCCGTCTCGACGACGTGCTCGCCGGTCGGTGGACGCTGCTGCACACCGGCCCGGCCCGGACGTGGTCGGCCTGGGCGGCCAGCAACGTTTCGTGCCTGCAGGTTACACCGGCCGGCTCGACCCCCGCGCCCGGCACGATCGTGGACAGCGACGACGTCCTCATCCCCTGGATGCGCCGGCACCGGGCCACCGTGCTCGCACTACGCCCCGATGCCGTCGTCTACGCCGCCGGTGACGCCGATCTGGCTGGCCCGCCCTTCGTCGCCGCCCCCCGTCCGCCCGTCGACGAGCGGACGCTTCCGCCCGCCGCCACGACGACGCCCTGA
- a CDS encoding long-chain fatty acid--CoA ligase — protein sequence MLNLALMLEGTAERLPSREAVVLGDTRLSYAQLDAAANQVANLLVDSGIRPGDRVALSCPNLPYFPVVYYGILKAGAVVVPLNVLLKAGEIAYHLQDSGARAYFCFEGTPELPMGAEGWQGFGGADGCDHFFLITADPRASSPIVGASTLGSALAGRATRFETAVTEATDTAVILYTSGTTGQPKGAELSHANMVMNAVTCWRLFGATDDDVHLVTLPLFHSFGQTVQMNAGFYSGATLVLLPRFDAGTALALMQRERVTFFAGVPTMYWGLLSAGLETVDVAAIAGNLRMAVSGGAALPVEILEQVEKVYGVKIREGYGLSETSPVASFNHPGREAKPGSIGQPVWGVRMRLIDADWNEVPEGEAGEIAIRGHNVMKGYHGRPDATAEVLRDGWFRTGDVARRDEDGYYFIVDRAKDMIVRGGFNVYPREIEETMMTHPDVSLVAVVGVPHESHGEEVKAFVIRNPGSQLTEGELVNWCKQRMASYKYPRIVEFRDDLPMTSTGKILKRKLRDE from the coding sequence ATGCTCAACCTCGCGCTCATGCTCGAAGGCACCGCCGAACGGCTGCCCAGCCGGGAGGCCGTCGTGCTCGGTGACACCCGCTTGTCGTACGCCCAGCTCGACGCCGCGGCGAACCAGGTCGCGAACCTGCTCGTCGACAGCGGCATCCGGCCCGGCGACCGGGTCGCGCTGTCGTGCCCGAACCTCCCGTACTTCCCGGTCGTCTACTACGGCATCCTCAAGGCGGGCGCCGTCGTCGTACCGCTGAACGTTCTCCTCAAGGCCGGTGAGATCGCCTACCACCTGCAGGACTCGGGCGCCAGGGCGTACTTCTGCTTCGAGGGCACTCCCGAGCTGCCCATGGGGGCCGAGGGCTGGCAGGGGTTCGGCGGCGCCGACGGGTGCGACCACTTCTTCCTCATCACAGCCGACCCCCGCGCGTCGAGCCCGATCGTGGGTGCCTCCACGCTCGGATCGGCGCTCGCCGGCCGCGCCACGCGGTTCGAGACCGCGGTCACCGAGGCCACGGACACGGCGGTGATCCTCTACACCAGCGGAACGACGGGACAGCCCAAGGGCGCCGAACTCAGCCACGCCAACATGGTCATGAACGCTGTGACGTGCTGGCGCCTCTTCGGCGCCACCGATGACGACGTCCACCTCGTGACGCTGCCGCTCTTCCACTCGTTCGGGCAGACCGTGCAGATGAACGCCGGCTTCTACAGTGGCGCCACCCTGGTTCTTCTGCCGCGGTTCGACGCCGGCACGGCACTGGCGCTGATGCAGCGGGAGCGGGTCACCTTCTTCGCCGGAGTGCCGACGATGTACTGGGGCCTGCTCTCCGCCGGCCTGGAGACGGTCGATGTCGCCGCGATCGCGGGCAACCTGCGCATGGCGGTCTCCGGCGGCGCCGCCCTTCCGGTCGAGATCCTGGAGCAGGTGGAGAAGGTCTACGGCGTCAAGATCCGGGAGGGCTACGGCCTCTCCGAGACCAGTCCGGTCGCCTCGTTCAACCACCCGGGCCGGGAAGCCAAGCCCGGTTCGATCGGGCAGCCGGTCTGGGGCGTACGGATGCGGCTCATCGACGCGGACTGGAACGAGGTGCCGGAGGGCGAGGCGGGCGAGATCGCGATCCGGGGGCACAACGTCATGAAGGGCTACCACGGCCGCCCCGACGCGACCGCCGAGGTGCTCCGGGACGGGTGGTTCCGCACCGGTGACGTCGCGCGGCGCGACGAGGACGGCTACTACTTCATCGTCGACCGGGCCAAGGACATGATCGTCCGCGGTGGCTTCAACGTGTACCCCCGGGAGATCGAGGAGACCATGATGACGCACCCCGACGTGAGCCTGGTGGCCGTGGTCGGCGTGCCGCACGAGTCGCACGGCGAAGAGGTGAAGGCCTTCGTGATCCGCAACCCGGGATCCCAGCTCACCGAGGGCGAGCTGGTGAACTGGTGCAAGCAGCGGATGGCGAGTTACAAATACCCCCGCATCGTCGAGTTCCGCGACGACCTGCCCATGACCTCCACCGGCAAGATCTTGAAGCGGAAGCTCCGCGACGAGTGA
- a CDS encoding TetR/AcrR family transcriptional regulator — protein sequence MAQQTRQAPNRLERRKAHTRSALVRAAQTFIAAGKPNVPILELTQAADVGMGSFYNHFDSREQLIEAAVEDALDRYGGLLDELTVGLEDPAHVFAQSFRLTGRLHRRQPELSKVLLSTGLVLAGSDKGLAPRARRDIEDGVRAGRFSVRDPELAMVTVAGAALCLGQLLHDQPERDDATATDQVTEDVLRMLGLPPDQAHEICQRPLPDIDGDRQ from the coding sequence ATGGCGCAGCAGACCAGGCAGGCACCCAACCGCCTGGAACGGCGGAAGGCGCACACCCGATCGGCGCTCGTGCGTGCCGCCCAGACCTTCATCGCGGCCGGCAAGCCGAACGTGCCGATCCTCGAGCTCACCCAGGCCGCCGACGTGGGGATGGGATCGTTCTACAACCACTTCGACAGCCGCGAGCAGCTCATCGAGGCCGCGGTCGAGGACGCCCTCGATCGCTACGGCGGCCTGCTTGACGAACTGACCGTGGGTTTGGAGGACCCGGCCCACGTCTTCGCGCAGAGCTTCCGGCTGACCGGCCGCCTCCACCGCCGCCAGCCCGAGCTGAGCAAGGTCCTGCTCAGCACCGGCCTGGTCCTGGCCGGCTCGGACAAGGGCCTCGCACCGCGAGCCCGGCGCGACATCGAGGACGGCGTCCGCGCCGGACGGTTCAGCGTGCGTGATCCGGAGTTGGCGATGGTGACCGTGGCCGGCGCCGCGCTGTGCCTCGGGCAACTGCTGCACGACCAACCCGAGCGTGACGACGCCACGGCCACCGACCAGGTCACCGAGGACGTGCTGCGCATGCTCGGCCTGCCGCCGGACCAGGCACACGAGATCTGCCAGCGGCCGCTGCCCGACATCGACGGCGACCGCCAGTAG